A window from Candidatus Paceibacterota bacterium encodes these proteins:
- a CDS encoding Rid family detoxifying hydrolase — MLKKTVIKPAKSAPAVGPYNHAVRIGDLLFCAGQIPLDPATGNLVTGDIKAQAERALQNVQAILDDQKLTFANVVKSTVFLTNLADFAGMNEVYAKYLTADFPARSTIQVAALPKGASVEIEVIAHY, encoded by the coding sequence ATGCTAAAGAAGACTGTCATCAAACCAGCCAAGTCCGCTCCCGCTGTCGGGCCCTACAACCACGCCGTGCGTATCGGCGACCTGCTGTTCTGCGCCGGGCAAATTCCCCTTGATCCCGCCACCGGCAACCTCGTCACCGGCGATATTAAGGCGCAGGCCGAACGCGCTCTCCAAAACGTCCAGGCCATCCTCGACGACCAGAAGCTGACCTTCGCCAATGTCGTCAAGAGCACCGTGTTCCTCACCAACCTGGCGGACTTCGCCGGAATGAACGAGGTTTACGCAAAGTACCTCACGGCGGACTTTCCAGCCCGCTCGACCATCCAGGTGGCCGCGTTGCCCAAAGGCGCCAGCGTGGAGATTGAGGTCATCGCCCACTATTAG
- the mtnP gene encoding S-methyl-5'-thioadenosine phosphorylase, whose translation MSQHRVGIIGGSGLYQIEGFTSQKWVKVRTPFGPPSDAFLTGKLAGRDVVFLPRHGRGHRILPSELNHRANLWAMKKLGVAWIISVSAVGSLQAKYRPCDIVLPDQFVDRAKQSFAHTYFGRGIVGHIAFAEPVCEELRLLLLKAARALKARVHNGGTYVNMEGPAFSTRAESFTNRKLGYDVIGMTNLGEAKCAREAEIAYATMAMITDYDCWKLDEAHVTVDMVIANLMKNAAVAKAIIARVMPQIPFEPSWPCHNALKNAIMTDRKCWPAGTVRELEPILRKYL comes from the coding sequence ATGTCTCAACATCGTGTCGGCATCATCGGCGGCAGCGGGCTCTACCAGATCGAGGGCTTCACCAGCCAGAAGTGGGTCAAGGTCCGGACCCCCTTCGGACCGCCCTCAGACGCGTTTCTCACGGGCAAACTGGCCGGGCGTGACGTGGTGTTCCTGCCCCGGCATGGGCGGGGGCACCGCATTCTGCCCAGCGAACTGAACCACCGGGCCAACCTCTGGGCCATGAAAAAGCTCGGCGTGGCCTGGATCATTAGTGTTAGCGCCGTCGGTTCGCTCCAGGCCAAGTACCGGCCCTGTGACATCGTGTTGCCCGACCAGTTTGTTGACCGAGCCAAGCAGTCCTTCGCGCACACCTATTTCGGTCGCGGCATTGTTGGGCATATCGCGTTCGCCGAGCCGGTCTGCGAGGAGTTGCGCCTGCTCCTGCTCAAAGCCGCACGAGCGCTCAAGGCCCGCGTCCACAACGGCGGGACTTACGTCAATATGGAAGGACCCGCCTTCAGCACCCGTGCCGAGTCGTTCACCAACCGCAAGCTCGGCTACGATGTCATCGGCATGACCAACCTCGGCGAGGCCAAGTGCGCCCGGGAAGCAGAAATTGCCTACGCCACGATGGCAATGATCACCGACTATGACTGCTGGAAATTGGACGAAGCGCACGTCACGGTGGACATGGTGATCGCCAACCTGATGAAGAATGCCGCGGTGGCCAAGGCGATCATTGCCAGGGTGATGCCCCAGATCCCCTTCGAGCCAAGCTGGCCCTGCCACAACGCGCTCAAAAACGCAATCATGACCGACCGCAAATGCTGGCCCGCCGGGACCGTCAGGGAGTTGGAGCCGATCCTGCGCAAGTACCTCTGA